Sequence from the Magallana gigas chromosome 4, xbMagGiga1.1, whole genome shotgun sequence genome:
GAAAACAAAGTACATATATTCGTACTGAttgattaaatggaaaaatGGTTACATGCAAATCTTGTTTAACTGACATCAGAATCATAAATTTTAGTctctattttaaatatttgattttctttacattgacGTTTACCTCAcacacaaacagattgtcattattgtccacacataaactcCAAGGATACTccagatcacagttatcaatgtaacggaaaaactgtccattctgatccagaatgtggatacaatggttgtcactgtctgctgtcaggatacaacactgactgtctgttgtgatacccAAGGGTTTAAATGGTTTGTTCTTGGAAACTGAGGGATGACCAGTGTATttccatctgagtttcccgtcctgattaaccaccactactgcaccagccgcccagtcagctacacagatgtcatggtttccGTTCTCTGTGATGTATTTAATGTTATCATTCCCTGAGTACAGAGGTTTACCttcatcatcaaattgaatagtttgtttctctgtggatcccaagtaacggacaactttggattgagtGTAATCATCACTGTTCAtggtaaccaggagatcaccagtagaggtgacacacaAATTGAGAGGCCTCCATCCCTTTGATCTGATCAACTTTTCTATCTGTCCATTCTTTACTTTATTCACTGTTCTTATTGACCAGTGAGAGTACAGTAGATACCCATCACTGTCTACAGCTATATCAATAGGGGGTTTTCCTGATTTTGTCTGTATAGTTTTGAGGAGTGAACCTTGGAGGCTAAAGCATTTGATATCATTGGTCATTCCACTCGTCCATATGCTACCATCATTTAGACAGGTCACATTGCGTAGTCTTTTATACCCAGTCTGTATTGTGGCAAGAAGCTTTGGTTCATCCAGTAGTTCTTTGACTGAAGTGTTGGGTTGCTTCAGTGACAAGATATTTTCTTCTGTAGCAATAGATAATGGGGTGATCTGTCCAAACAAACTATACAGCTTCTCATGGTCTATTGGTTTGGAGATGAATGTTGGCAGTGATACCTGAACCTTGGGTGGAAGTTTACTAAAATCTCTAATCTTAGAGCTGTATTCAATGGTTGAAGATACTTCAGTGGATTTCTTAATTTCTTTCATGGCCAATAGTGTTTGCTGTATAAGTGActgtatctgtttgatttcattcaaatgtttctttaaaatgtctttgtgttttacttttatgtcgtttatttcagttttcattttgtttatgacgatgtcgatttctctgtgccattgctctccttgtttggacattgttgttgtaagtttctcatatcctccatccagGTTGGCAAGCTGATTTTCCAAATCGCCTGCAATTTCTTCATATGTAGGCGAAATAAGGTTTACTAACTCTTCTGTAtccttttcaatattttctttctgtgtCTTGTAAACAGTTGATATGTCTACAAAAATATGCCCCCTGTGTTGTTCAGATGCAGTAcaagaagaacaaacaaaaatattgttgcaAGATTTGCACTGGAATTCACAATTTTTGTGTTGATGTGTTCCACATTTCGGATAAATGAGGGTTGATCTTCGTTCCTGAAAAGCaacaattttatgtttgtcatatccatcTGTGATGTGTTCTCCTATACAGGGCTTgcagaggttgacatgacaaaagtcacagtagctgtgtactatggcggtctcacaaaggtcacatcggtgTACATCCTGGGCACTAGATTGAGGATCcatttttgttctataaaaaaaaaaatcaaagactttTCTTATTAATCATATAGATAAAATAGTGtagtatgaaaaaaaaccctacatACAAGGTACTTTTTCCGGGCTAATTGATAATTTACTGTTTTTCCCAAAATATAATCGCAAAATTCCCAAAATAACTGTTGagtattgttttataaaaaaaaggatGCTGATTTTGCTGCTATACTGAGTGAGGCATCCTTATATATGTCAATTTAAATATTAGCCTGTTAAGTATGGTTGATAttataatgaaaacattaatttaatgattaaacacgtaaaatgcaaatgaaaattaagaaaactgcgtagaatttttgtttttgctaaTTTGAATTGAGtcatatttgttaattataacaaaaaacgCCAATTGAAAAGGCACAGGACTCTGTACCAAAAACGGGTTAATTAAGCCCTGATATAAATCTTTATACACACAGTGCTGAAATattgttgtaaatatttaaaatatagaccccccccccccgtttttaCTTCTTTCAGGCGGATgctgataattttaatcattgaaGTGTTGAGTCACGTTTAGCTgaaataatgtagccctctccgattttttttttatatctgatgtttactggagaggactacaattccacaggatctccgtaatgatGCAAAAAgcggctgacttcggtctgaaaagatcgattttatattagacttcctttagataaaattattttttaattcaggttgaacacattaaccgtatataaatcaaaaccagataaaataCATAAGCATgattaccagtcgtctttttgagcagccatgacagttctcgcgtgattgtATGGGATGtgcgcttggagttttgatgggcttgataacgtgaatgacAGGGTAAATAATCGATCATACCTCGTTCTATCACTAAAGCATCGTTTcaggaaatggtatataatggaaaattcatatttaccgcgttaattatgtttaaaataggggaattcctatattcatttcaagatccgctcctgaattctcgAATTCTCATTgactgtcccaaaataaaaccggtcaaggtcagtaaacatggcgggcAAATTCAACTtgtgttgttgacatacacgaaaaataaccgatatatggactagATCTATACTTggtatttttggattaatttatgccatagacatctacaatgtttgagttcaggcaagaaatgcaaatgttattgtcatttatgtacgatttgagacgaaatcgttgcgggagtaGGCCttaatcactcccgcacttgcaccattacggagatcctatggagttgtagccctctcccaaaaatttttttaaaaaatcgggagagggctacactATTGCAGCTAATACACGTTATGTCCGccgtcacgttatgtccgccatCACGAAATGTCCGCCACTCTTTTACATTATGTCCGCACTGAACATATTTgccattaattttaatcaataatggAGGATTTTACTGACTTCACATGCAATTAATTAGTTCACAACATTGTTGCGTTTGATAAgtatgttgaacaaaatattaagaatataaaatctaaatCGAAAGTAGCTTAATTTCTACAACAACcagaattttctgttttaatcgCCAGAGCTATCAACTTTTAAAGTGTTGCTTAGGAGAACAAGTAATCATACAAACCTTGCCAACAAGAAATTACACGATATCTAACTGTCTGGTATGCGTGCTCTAAACATGGCTGATCCTGTCTTGAATGTAACCATCTgatcatatcatattttaaaaaaattagagtTACTTCCCTTACCTTGTGTAGCAATTATAGAATCTGAAGTTTTGTTGCTTGTTTGTTCAGTTGTTTGTTTCCAGTTCTTATTTAGTTGTATCGTTAAATTCTTACAAGTTAGCACTTATGACTTTTCTTTCGTaagtttaaattcatttaacttaaaaaagaagaaaattcatacatgtagttaaattaATGCGATTAAAAAgcttgtttcatatttaaaccGGGCAAAATAGGACAGAATTTAATTTACtgcttaattatttaaaaaacaaaactcaaTAATTGGGACTTTCTGCttagatttttctttataaatgcgGTAAAAGTGGggaatactattttttataCAGTATACATAATCAACATTTgattatgtaaattaaaataattaatcctTAGAATAATCTTTGTACCAAATCTGGTTGAAATTTGCGCGGTGATTTTTTTAGGGTACTCAGTTGCTATTATCATTAAGGGATGCAGTTGTACCTTTTAATGACATAAAGTTGTAAAATTGAGTGCaagttatttatgaaataagatttttctaaatttgttaatattagtaatatgttttgttttattattacaaatttagaaaaataaaaaaaaagttatttcatcACAGGCATCATTTAGTACATTAAATAcaatttgtatatatacatgtactgtatacatggaagacatgaaaaaaagaaagcagACAAAAACGTGTATAATTTTGGGATCAAGGTTGTTTATTACAAATCAATTGTAATAAGACAGTTATTGGACACTGAGATTGACATATTTCTCCAGTCTCTCCATCTCTCTGTGGGCGACTATCGATACGCACATTAACAGTATCTATCGCTAAGTCTATTGATGATTAGACGatggtgacgtcataattagtTACACGCAATCTTGACGTTGTATTTACGCGGTAATGCACTGTATTCTGTACCTTGGGTTTTCCGCTTTTTTGAAGTGAGCATAAGGCGGGTTAAAACCTGATACTGGTATGCCCTCTACCATACTTATCTGTAGGATGTTTCCCTGCTATTATTACTGTTGTTTTAAACCATTTAGTCTTCTTTTTTACCAATCCAAAAATGTTCCCTATCTTTGTGTATTTTTGAAACTTTGTACTGgcatttattttctatttctatGTGTAATTTTGCTTCAGTCAGTATATACCTCTAAATAGGATTTCCCAAACATATGACTTAATATTAACCataatattttagtttcatttaagtagtaaatttcaattttatacatgATAACAAATTTTGACATGAacattgcagctcatattgctttcaaGAACGTGCGTGGTTAAATAtcttattctgaaaaaaaaacaagaaaagtttcattcaattaaattttttgtttgcGTCATTTTAGAGTtgtcatttgttaaaaaattgttgaacAGATCAATAAACACTGTTTACAtgaaacaatttcaaaattatcagtTATTCAGTGCTTCATTGTCTTTTTTATGGTTGTGAAATGTTGCTCGTCATTTTGGACTACTTTCTAAAAtctaatataaattaaattttgctaTCATAACCcgataatttcttttttttttcttaaacaagaattccataatattttactttttgagAGAAACAAGGCTTGTGGAATTAATGTGGTAGTGGGTTTTCCTAAAGATCAACAAGTCAACTGAAGGGCTCTTCatttattcaaatacatgtatagggaTTAAAGGATTAAACCCTGTATATAATTAATAGATATCAGCATAAAAATGAACAATGTTTACAGTAAGGTTCAGCATAAAACTGTACAAtcattttcaaatatacattcatgaaatacattactACTCATAGTTCACTTACCAAACTATTTgtaaagaaggataactctgaTTATAATGCATCATACTTTCAGGGTCAAGAAGAGTTACTGCCCTTGAACACAATATACAAAGATATAGAAATATGCTCTATATCattatcaatatcaatttttaattaaataaaaacataaactttCAGTGTAGCTCCTTTGtagatttcattatttcaagatgcatataataaatataaaactataaCTTTGCGACGATCACCTGTTAATGGAATGTAATAGGACGGGTTGGGTCAGAATCACACTCTGAAATATGTTTACCGTTTCCTATGTATCATAATTTATTTCCCAGGTTCTTTATAATTTGAGATTCTGCTTTGTcttaattttaagttaaataatatatatttcacctTTTTGACACCGTTCAACACATTGTAATGAAAAACACCAGCCTCAACaaacaacaatatttatttacgattttatagaaaataacaaaaaaaacaaaataatgataacaattGTAAATTCCTGCCGAGtattgaccaaaaaaatgttaCTATCAAAAATTCCTGTCAACACCACCATcaaaataatcaacaaaaatcacCCCCATCCTAGCGTAGTACGTACGGGAAACGCTAGCCCACCTAGCCGGGGGAAGGCCTAGGTTTAATACAAATATCCCTTTTAATAAGAACCTAACACTTAACTTTAAGTTCAAGGGCCGAAAATATTCAACAGGAGCAAATGACGAcgacaaaatgataaaattattctCCTAACGGGTGCAACCTGTTAAATATCTAATAAACCATGTTAGAGAAGTGAGAAACTTACAGCAAATCAATGCTTAACATGTCCCCAAGAAACTACGAATTTCGGGGCTTTATATAGCAAACCACGgcaatagaaaaatataacgtTAAATCTACTGAATAGACTGTAGGGGCATGACCTTTGACTGTATTTAGCACCACCCGAAAAAGGTTACTTCCGGTATATTAACCAATAGAAAAGTATAGACAAAAACTGGATATTTCCTATGATGATCGAACACGTGTGAAGGATTATTATCGATCTTTATGTCAAAACAAACCTATTTATAGTAACCACGGAAGTAAGTATATAAACTAGAAACTtccaaatattattataaacaaaagtatCAAGTACAGGAACAAGGTTTCACAATCACATATGCTAAGTTGCTGAATGTAACTCTGACAATGGTAGTACTCTCTAACTACAAGTATTAAATATGGTAACCAAATCTAATCTTTCACATTTATTAGAAATAAGATAATATAGCTTAGACATCAAAACTCTGAATTACtgggataatttataaaatacattctttcATAAATAAGGTATTATAACCTCAAAAAGTAGAATTAGCcaaatgtacaaattaacagaaaatattattattatctattaaattatttattaaagttaAAGAATACCAAAATAATAGAACACTTACTATAACTGACTGCTTCCAATTTGTtgatcaaatgaataaataagcTAAATCCTTTTGTCACAAAGGCTACTCAGTTAGAGCGggaaaaattatgaaaacagaCTATTGGCTAAGTAAACCACTTGATCCTGTCCACATGTATGTAAGTGACCATACAGGTGAAATGACTTAAGGCTATAAAATATCAGAAGCCACTAGAATAAGTAATTACGTTATACGTCTTGTTATTTCTTTGTTGAATAAATTACGTAAACATTGAATAAGTCTTGTATTTATTACCCTCGGTAATAACTTAAATACGAGTCGAAACACAGGTAATTCTTGTGTTGTAACAAAAGGGGAAATATTTACGAGAAATTCGTAATTTGGTTGAATTAAATTCACAAGTTATTCTCGTGCAGGATCACgtatatatacttgtaaaaTAGCAAGCGCTCAGGTTcgttacacacacacacacaatatatatatatatatatatatatatatatatatatatatatatatatatatatatatatatatatatatatatatatatatatatatatatcataaagaACATATTATTAACTACCAAAAAGTAGTTCTTACATGActgtaaaatgataattatccCAATGCCtctaacaatttaaaaattgtttcaatttctAACACTCCCCTGAGCGGTATCGAGTCTCATAAACAAATAACCTTGTATCACCCCGACTTCCTAACATTTACTGTATATACAGGTACAACTGTATTGTTTTCGCCAAACCATTGTTGTGATAATTTAGCTCAATTTTAAAATCGCCCTTACGTAGTTGaggttaaatgaaaaataactggTATAGAAGTTTTTCTATGTCCTATACTAATAACGCGAAAGATGGCCCCACCATTTTCCCTAATAAAACATCTGAAACTTGAAAAGCTTAACGCActgtcaggcacgtagcatcggaaggggggggggatttacATTTTTTTGCGGAGCAAAGAATTTAATTAACATGgagtgcccccccccctcagTTTTATGAGAccttgtaaaaaattgaattgaaaataagcaGTGAATTTGAAGTTAAAAGTATATTTGCTGCATTGTTACTTTTACCACATAATACAGTTTTTACCCTATAGATTACTAAAAGCAGGAAAAGGATGATAGAATTTAAACGTTAATAGTTCATACAAAACTGCATTAAATAGTTGATAAACATTCCATAATGCTTTAGAAAGGATATATTTAGCCCATTCGTAGAAAAGGTCATCATTATATTTCTGAGGGAAAACACATTTCTAGTATAGGAAACTTGATTTTAGTAAATTgcaagctttttttttaaatcaaactacACAGATTACACACACGTTTTCTATTTATTAATTGTGAGATGAAAACAAAGTACATATATTCGTACTGATTGATTAAATGGAAAAGTGGTTACATGCAAATCTTGTGTAACGTACTGACATCAGAATGATTTacagtcaagtcgtacacagaccaactcgtatacaggtcaactcgtatacaaaattcTCCGCATAAAAAAACTAAAAGTCAACTCGTAACAAAAAATTCCGCATATAAAATAGGtggtaaaaaagaaattcatatgTGACTTTTATATtcacttttcattttttcactcattatatgaataaacaaatttttaaccGTTATAAATCAATGGTATATTACTTACAGTTCGTCGACAGGAAACTCACAGGTGTCGTACCATGTTGAAAGAAGTTTGGgaaatgatatataaaagcGGAAagttggatatatttttttcaaacaaaataatgaggAGTATCTTAATTAGCCTTTGAGAAGTCATCCGTTTGGAGAAGCAAGAAACACCGCGtttgttgttttaacaattattgttttgatgtgtagaaaaaattagcaaataataATGATCGGATTGACACAATTAATTatcgttaatttttttgttgtaatttcacATCGTTACCGAGTTTAATGATAATgcacaattatacatgtatgaattttgcAATCTTTGTAATAGTTGATAACATCCATTTTACTCTATATGTCCTTTTTACGCTGAATTACGGAAGCAATATATAAATAAGTTTTATTACAAGAAACCAAGTGTTTTAagttacttttaaatttttttgtttacgagttgactttcgtttttttatgcgaaaattttgtatacgagttgacctgtatacgagttggtctgtgtacgaTTTTAGTctctattttaaatatttgattttctttacattgccttTGTTGCTCTCAcacacaaacagattgtcattattgtccacacataaactcCAAGGATACTccagatcacagttatcaatgtaacggagaaactgtccattctgatccagaatgtggatacaatggttgtcactgtctgctgtcaggatacgacactgactgtctgttgtgatacccAAGGGATTAAATGTTTGGTTCTTGGTAACTGAGGGATGACCAGTGTACCTCCATCTGAGTTTTCCGtcctgattaaccaccactactgcaccagcCCAAAAGTCAGttacacagatgtcatggtttctgttctcagtgatgtatttaatgttataattccctgagtacagaggtttacctttatcatcaaattgaatagtttgtttctctgtggatcccaagtaacggacaactttggattgagttCCATCATCACTGTACAtggtaaccaggagatcaccagtagaggtgacacacagCTGATGAGGCCTCCATCCCTGTAATCTGATCAACTCTTCTGTCCGTCTATTCTTTACTCTATACACTGTCCCTGTTAACCAGCCAGAGTACAGTAGATACCCATCACTGTTTACAGCTATATCATTAgggaattttcctgattttgtctGTATAATTTGGAGGAGTAAACCTTGAATGCTAAAGCATTTGACATCACTAGTATTTCCACTCGTCCATATGCTACCATCATTTAGACAGGTCACATTGCTTAGTCTTTTATACCCAGTCTGTATTGTGGCAACAAGCTTTGGTTCATCCAGTAGTTCTTTGACTGAAGTGTTAGGTTGCTTCAGAGACAAGACATTTTCTTCTGTAGCAGTAGATAATGGGGTGATCTGTCCAAACAAACTATACAGCTTCTCGTTGTCTATTGGTTTGGATATGAATGTTGGCAGTGATACCTGAACCTTGGGTGGAAGTTTGCTAAAATCTCTAATCTTAGAGCTGTATTCAATGGTTGAAGATACTTCAGTTGATTTCTTAATTTCTTTCATGGCTAATAGCGTTTGCTGTATAAGAGActgtatctgtttgatttcattcaggtgtttctttaaaatgtctttgtgttttacttttatgtcgtttatttcagttttcattttgttgatgacgatgtcgatttctctgtgccattgctctccttgtttggacattgttgttgtaagtttctcatatcctccatccagGTTGGCAAGCTGATTTTCCAAATCGCTTGCAATTTCTTCATATGTAGGCGAAATAAGGTTTACTAACTCTTCTGTAtccttttcaatattttctttttgtgtCTTGTAAACAGATGATATGTCTACAAAAATATGCCCCCTGTGTTGCTCAGATGCAGTACataaagaacaaacaaaaacattgtTGCAAGTTTTGCACTGTAATTCGCAATTTTTGTGTGGATGTATTTCACATTTCGGATAAATGAGGGTTGATCGTCGATCCTGGAAGGgaactattttatgtttgtcatatccatcTGTGATGTGTTCACCTATACAGGGCTTGCAaaggttgacatgacaaaaatcacagtagctgtgtactatggcggtctcacaaaggtcacatcggtgCACATCCTGGGCACTAGATTGAGGATCCATTTTTGttctattaaaaacaaataaagacTTTTCTTATTAACCATATAGATAAAAAAGTGATgtacgaaaaaaaaacccacatacaAGGTAATATTTTAAGGGCTAATTGAAAATTGACTTTTTCCCCAAAATATTATCGTAAATAACTGTTGAGTATTGTGTTGTGAAAAATAGAATGCTGATTTTGTTGCTATACTGAGTGAGGCATCCTTATATATGccaatttaaatacatgtatcagccTGTTAAGTATGGCttgtataatgataaaaacattgattttatttaatgtcAGATTAAACACGTAATATGCAAATGTAAATCAAGAAAACTGTAtagaatttttgttgatttgctAACTTGTATTAAgccatatttgttaaaacattataagctattatattattattaatattgcAATTGAAAGGGTACAGGACTCTGTACCAAAAATGGGTAAAATAAGCCTTATGAATTCACACAgtgctgaaatatttttggaaaataattttaaaagaccCCCCTCCCACCGGTTTTTACTTCTTTCAGGCGGATGCTGATAATTTTTATCTTTGGAGGATTTAAGTCACTTCACAATTAATTAGTTCACAACTTTGCTGCGTAGGATAAgtatgttgaacaaaatatttagaatataaaatctaaatCGAAAGTAGCTTAATTTCTAAAACAAccagaattttgtgttttaatgCCAGAAC
This genomic interval carries:
- the LOC117686597 gene encoding uncharacterized protein isoform X2 encodes the protein MDPQSSAQDVHRCDLCETAIVHSYCDFCHVNLCKPCIGEHITDGYDKHKIVPFQDRRSTLIYPKCEIHPHKNCELQCKTCNNVFVCSLCTASEQHRGHIFVDISSVYKTQKENIEKDTEELVNLISPTYEEIASDLENQLANLDGGYEKLTTTMSKQGEQWHREIDIVINKMKTEINDIKVKHKDILKKHLNEIKQIQSLIQQTLLAMKEIKKSTEVSSTIEYSSKIRDFSKLPPKVQVSLPTFISKPIDNEKLYSLFGQITPLSTATEENVLSLKQPNTSVKELLDEPKLVATIQTGYKRLSNVTCLNDGSIWTSGNTSDVKCFSIQGLLLQIIQTKSGKFPNDIAVNSDGYLLYSGWLTGTVYRVKNRRTEELIRLQGWRPHQLCVTSTGDLLVTMYSDDGTQSKVVRYLGSTEKQTIQFDDKGKPLYSGNYNIKYITENRNHDICVTDFWAGAVVVVNQDGKLRWRYTGHPSVTKNQTFNPLGITTDSQCRILTADSDNHCIHILDQNGQFLRYIDNCDLEYPWSLCVDNNDNLFVCESNKGNVKKIKYLK
- the LOC117686597 gene encoding uncharacterized protein isoform X1 gives rise to the protein MLCNFLLARTKMDPQSSAQDVHRCDLCETAIVHSYCDFCHVNLCKPCIGEHITDGYDKHKIVPFQDRRSTLIYPKCEIHPHKNCELQCKTCNNVFVCSLCTASEQHRGHIFVDISSVYKTQKENIEKDTEELVNLISPTYEEIASDLENQLANLDGGYEKLTTTMSKQGEQWHREIDIVINKMKTEINDIKVKHKDILKKHLNEIKQIQSLIQQTLLAMKEIKKSTEVSSTIEYSSKIRDFSKLPPKVQVSLPTFISKPIDNEKLYSLFGQITPLSTATEENVLSLKQPNTSVKELLDEPKLVATIQTGYKRLSNVTCLNDGSIWTSGNTSDVKCFSIQGLLLQIIQTKSGKFPNDIAVNSDGYLLYSGWLTGTVYRVKNRRTEELIRLQGWRPHQLCVTSTGDLLVTMYSDDGTQSKVVRYLGSTEKQTIQFDDKGKPLYSGNYNIKYITENRNHDICVTDFWAGAVVVVNQDGKLRWRYTGHPSVTKNQTFNPLGITTDSQCRILTADSDNHCIHILDQNGQFLRYIDNCDLEYPWSLCVDNNDNLFVCESNKGNVKKIKYLK
- the LOC117686596 gene encoding B-box type zinc finger protein ncl-1-like produces the protein MDPQSSAQDVHRCDLCETAIVHSYCDFCHVNLCKPCIGEHITDGYDKHKIVAFQERRSTLIYPKCGTHQHKNCEFQCKSCNNIFVCSSCTASEQHRGHIFVDISTVYKTQKENIEKDTEELVNLISPTYEEIAGDLENQLANLDGGYEKLTTTMSKQGEQWHREIDIVINKMKTEINDIKVKHKDILKKHLNEIKQIQSLIQQTLLAMKEIKKSTEVSSTIEYSSKIRDFSKLPPKVQVSLPTFISKPIDHEKLYSLFGQITPLSIATEENILSLKQPNTSVKELLDEPKLLATIQTGYKRLRNVTCLNDGSIWTSGMTNDIKCFSLQGSLLKTIQTKSGKPPIDIAVDSDGYLLYSHWSIRTVNKVKNGQIEKLIRSKGWRPLNLCVTSTGDLLVTMNSDDYTQSKVVRYLGSTEKQTIQFDDEGKPLYSGNDNIKYITENGNHDICVADWAAGAVVVVNQDGKLRWKYTGHPSVSKNKPFKPLGITTDSQCCILTADSDNHCIHILDQNGQFFRYIDNCDLEYPWSLCVDNNDNLFVCEVNVNVKKIKYLK